In a genomic window of Deltaproteobacteria bacterium:
- a CDS encoding chemotaxis response regulator protein-glutamate methylesterase → MPPKIKVLIVDDSAVVRQTLSDILSSDPNIEIFGTASDPYVAAEKLKQGIPDVITLDIEMPRMDGITFLKKIMTQYPIPVVICSTLTEEGAETTLKALEYGALDIILKPKIGTKQFFEESKIRICDAVKAAANARLKPITIHKPIKVTKKLSADAVIPKSPGGSAMIQTTEKIVVVGASTGGTEALVQLLQAMPMDCPAIAIVQHMPEKFTNAFAKRLNGICAISVKEASDNDSLLRGQALIAPGNRHMLVKRSGARYFVQIKEGPLVSRHRPSVDVLFRSAARYGGKNVVGVIMTGMGDDGAKSMFEMHQAGAYNIAQDEASCVVFGMPQEAIKLGGVDKIVSLDRIAPEVIRAAS, encoded by the coding sequence ATGCCCCCAAAAATCAAGGTCCTCATCGTCGACGATTCGGCCGTAGTCCGGCAGACCCTGAGCGATATCCTGTCCTCTGATCCGAACATAGAGATCTTCGGCACGGCCTCAGATCCCTATGTGGCCGCCGAAAAACTCAAGCAAGGCATCCCCGACGTCATCACCCTGGACATTGAGATGCCCCGCATGGACGGGATCACGTTCCTCAAAAAGATCATGACCCAGTACCCGATCCCGGTCGTCATCTGCTCCACCCTGACCGAAGAGGGGGCCGAAACCACTCTCAAGGCCCTGGAGTACGGAGCACTGGACATCATCCTCAAGCCAAAAATCGGAACCAAGCAGTTCTTCGAGGAATCAAAGATTCGGATCTGTGACGCAGTCAAGGCCGCCGCCAATGCCCGACTGAAACCCATCACAATCCACAAGCCCATCAAGGTGACCAAAAAACTTTCCGCCGACGCCGTCATTCCCAAGTCTCCCGGCGGATCGGCCATGATCCAAACCACGGAAAAAATCGTCGTCGTCGGGGCATCCACGGGAGGCACGGAGGCCTTGGTCCAACTCCTCCAGGCCATGCCCATGGACTGTCCAGCCATCGCCATCGTCCAACACATGCCGGAAAAATTCACCAATGCCTTTGCCAAACGTCTGAACGGCATCTGCGCCATCAGTGTCAAGGAGGCCTCCGACAACGATTCCCTGCTCAGAGGTCAGGCCCTAATCGCACCGGGTAACCGGCACATGCTCGTCAAACGAAGCGGGGCACGATATTTTGTCCAGATCAAAGAAGGCCCCTTGGTCTCTCGGCATCGGCCTTCGGTGGACGTGCTCTTTCGATCGGCCGCCCGCTACGGGGGCAAGAATGTGGTTGGCGTGATAATGACCGGCATGGGCGACGACGGAGCCAAAAGCATGTTCGAAATGCATCAGGCCGGGGCCTACAACATCGCCCAGGACGAGGCCTCGTGTGTGGTCTTCGGCATGCCCCAGGAGGCTATCAAACTCGGCGGGGTGGATAA